In Pseudothermotoga hypogea DSM 11164 = NBRC 106472, the following are encoded in one genomic region:
- a CDS encoding carbohydrate ABC transporter permease has translation MRNRAKYVAFFVVPAFALVGIFVVYPVARTVVLSFLDSDGKFVGLENYIRVLSSREIINLEGLSRGFPLGALVHNLLWIAIHLPLTLALGLVLAVLLRNVRGGAVIKSIIFLGMVMPMIVGGVMINFMFDRNLGIFNAFLKIFGIPAKSWTAYPDTALLALIFGSVWLWVGFSTVLYSAGLETIPKDLYEAAQLDGASALKIFTKITIPMLRPITIVVVTMTLLWELKVFDIVYVATMGGPGGASNVLALQMYTYAFRAMDFNRSAVVAVLLMMSTLLVSLPLLRTLRDDQS, from the coding sequence TACCAGCTTTCGCGCTGGTGGGGATCTTTGTCGTCTATCCTGTCGCAAGGACTGTGGTTCTGAGCTTTCTCGATTCGGATGGCAAATTCGTTGGTCTGGAGAACTACATAAGGGTATTGTCGAGTAGGGAAATTATCAATCTTGAGGGCCTCTCGAGGGGCTTTCCCCTGGGGGCCCTCGTTCACAACTTGTTGTGGATAGCCATACACCTTCCACTGACGCTCGCGTTGGGACTTGTCCTGGCAGTTTTGCTGAGGAATGTGCGTGGAGGTGCCGTGATCAAGTCCATCATTTTTCTCGGAATGGTCATGCCAATGATCGTTGGAGGTGTGATGATCAACTTCATGTTCGATAGAAATCTGGGTATTTTCAATGCTTTCCTGAAAATTTTCGGAATACCAGCAAAGAGCTGGACTGCCTATCCAGACACCGCGCTGCTCGCACTGATTTTTGGCTCGGTATGGCTCTGGGTTGGCTTCTCCACCGTTCTGTATTCGGCTGGTCTTGAGACGATCCCAAAGGATCTCTACGAAGCGGCACAGCTCGATGGTGCTTCTGCTTTGAAGATCTTCACGAAGATAACGATTCCCATGCTTAGACCCATAACAATCGTCGTTGTCACTATGACCTTGCTTTGGGAACTCAAGGTTTTCGACATCGTTTACGTGGCCACGATGGGAGGACCTGGTGGAGCTTCCAACGTGCTGGCTTTGCAGATGTACACGTACGCTTTCAGGGCTATGGATTTCAATAGATCTGCGGTGGTTGCGGTGCTTTTGATGATGTCAACCTTGCTTGTTAGTCTACCTCTGCTCAGAACGTTGAGGGATGATCAATCATGA
- a CDS encoding carbohydrate ABC transporter permease gives MKPRSMFVSLLGWLVALVWILPFMGVLMTAIRPLDELLNGWWNFATFRPTINNFSGAWNHPTAALSRGMLNSLIVAIPATLLPLFLATMAGYGLSRYRFKLRTPLLALVIIALALPQQTIAVPIFQMMNALNLVDTYLGLIIVHTAWGIPWIAFFMRNFFTTIPKAMEEAARIDGASDITIFFKVVLPLAMPAIGSAFALQFTWVWSDFFLALILIYSPDKLLATQRIPLMRGVYHVDWGLLSSAAILVMVVPIVVYLVLQRYYIKGMVGWSLK, from the coding sequence ATGAAACCAAGAAGCATGTTCGTTTCCTTGTTAGGATGGCTTGTTGCACTCGTTTGGATCCTGCCGTTCATGGGCGTTCTCATGACGGCGATCAGACCACTGGACGAGCTTCTCAACGGCTGGTGGAATTTCGCAACGTTCCGGCCAACCATCAACAACTTTTCAGGCGCCTGGAATCACCCGACCGCAGCCCTTTCGAGAGGCATGCTGAACTCCTTGATTGTTGCGATTCCCGCAACGCTCTTACCGCTTTTTCTGGCAACGATGGCGGGCTATGGGCTTTCGAGGTACAGATTCAAACTGAGGACTCCTCTGCTCGCACTCGTGATCATTGCGCTCGCCCTGCCACAACAAACGATCGCCGTTCCTATATTTCAGATGATGAACGCGTTGAACCTCGTGGACACTTACCTTGGATTGATCATCGTTCACACCGCCTGGGGTATTCCTTGGATTGCATTCTTCATGAGAAATTTTTTCACCACGATTCCAAAAGCTATGGAAGAAGCTGCGAGGATAGACGGTGCGAGTGACATAACCATCTTCTTCAAGGTGGTGTTACCGCTCGCGATGCCTGCCATAGGTTCGGCCTTCGCGTTGCAGTTCACCTGGGTCTGGAGTGATTTCTTCCTCGCGCTGATCTTGATATACTCACCTGACAAACTTCTCGCCACACAGCGTATCCCACTGATGAGAGGCGTGTACCATGTGGATTGGGGCTTGCTTTCGTCTGCTGCCATTTTAGTTATGGTCGTTCCCATTGTGGTCTATCTGGTCTTGCAGCGTTACTACATCAAAGGTATGGTTGGCTGGTCCCTCAAATGA